In Humulus lupulus chromosome 7, drHumLupu1.1, whole genome shotgun sequence, the following are encoded in one genomic region:
- the LOC133792345 gene encoding uncharacterized protein LOC133792345, which produces MEDSVCCENIVFLSRQTLMTNKINHAKVIIDEMLGEAHLHPSIFFLSDKIIDYARKMWNEEDFNFCVKVDVHVFVYDIPPQHDSDIDADVDSVDYMDNMTINFVAASEQSIERLEKVLVKDDQIVCSICFENVRVGLEATKLTCTHTYHEKCIV; this is translated from the coding sequence ATGGAAGACTCTGTTTGTTgtgaaaatattgtatttctttcacGACAAACGTTGATGACCAATAAAATTAATCATGCCAAAGTTATCATTGACGAGATGCTAGGTGAGGCTCATCTCCATCcttctatattttttctttctgatAAAATTATTGATTACGCTAGAAAGATGTGGAACGAAGAGGATTTTAATTTCTGTGTAAAAGTGGATGTTCATGTTTTTGTTTATGATATTCCTCCACAACATGATTCTGACATTGATGCTGATGTTGATAGTGTAGATTATATGGATAATATGACTATTAATTTCGTGGCGGCAAGCGAGCAATCCATTGAAAGATTGGAGAAAGTTTTGGTTAAAGATGATCAAATTGTATGTTCTATTTGCTTTGAGAATGTTCGTGTTGGTTTGGAAGCTACAAAGTTAACTTGCACACACACATATCATGAAAAATGTATTGTTTAG